One Coprobacter fastidiosus genomic window, CACATCTGCATTTAAATGGAACTGGGTGTTGCGATTCCGGAGACTTGTTGTTCATGCCTTATACCGGAGAAATGAAGAAAATAGCCGGGACACAGGAAAATCCTACTTCGGGTTACGGTTCGCATTATTCTCACGATCGGGAAAAAGCTCGAGTAGGATATTATTCGGTTATGCTGGACGATTCTGATGTTTTGGTAGAGTTGACAGCGACAGAGCGTGTCGGCTATCATCGCTATACTTTCCCGAAAGAACCGGGAGGAAAACAATTGATGATCGACCTGAAAAACGGGTATGGAGATGACCGGACATTGGAAAGTTTTATCGAACAGACCGATGAATACACGGTAAGCGGTTATCGTTTTTCAACAGGTTGGTCTAAAGGTGTACAACAAATTTACTTCACAGCAAAATTTTCTTTGCCTGTTTCCGTTATATTATTAAATGACACGGCTGAGGTTTCCGGAAAATCTTTGAAAGCTCAGGGTGTGAAGGCAAATGTCCGTTTTGCGGATGATGTTGAAGATGTTCAGGTTAAAGTAGGTATTTCTCCGGTCAGCATTGAAAATGCGGCACAAAATATAGTTTCGGAAATCCCGGAATGGAATTTTGAGCAAGTTGTCGCACAAACGACTGATGCGTGGGAAAAAGAGTTGTCGAAAGTCGTCGTAGAAACAAATGATACGGTAGCGAAACGTATTTTCTATACGGGCATGTATCATGCGTTTTTGCAACCGGTACTTTTTAATGATGTAAATAACGATTACAGGGGGGCCGATCGCCAAGTATATTCCAATGCACCTTTTAAAAATTATACGGTATTTTCGTTGTGGGATACCTATCGAGCTGCACACCCGTTATATACGATACTGCAACCTGAACGGGTTTCGGATTTCGTGAAATCCATGTTGGCTATTTTCGATCAGAAAGGATGTTTGCCCGTATGGCATTTGTATGGATCGGATACCTATGAAATGATCGGTATACAGTCTGTTCCGGTAATTGCAGATGCTATTTTAAAGGGGTATAATACATTTAACTACGAGCAGGCTTATAACGCCATGAAGCAGTCGATGCTAAGCGATTATAAAGGTCTGAATTTTGTACGTGAAAATGAATATATACCGGCAGATAAAGAAGGCGAAAGTGTTGCTAAAGGTTTGGAATATGCGTTGGCAGACTGGTCGGTGGCACAAGTTGCGAAGAAATTAGGTAAAGAAGATGATTATAGGTTGTTTATGGAAAGGGCGGGATATTACCGCCATTATTGGGATCCTTCAGTTCGATTTTTCCGGGGTAAGAATGCTGACGGAAGCTGGCGGGAAGGTTTTAATCCTTTCCGCTCGGAACATCGGGCTGATGACTATTGTGAAGGGAATGCCTGGCAATATGCCTGGCTTGTCCCTCACGATGTCGAGGGGTTAATTAAATTAATGGGAGGCGAAGAGGCGTTCGTACAAAAGTTGGACTCTCTTTTTGTTTTGAACGAATCCATGGGTGAAAAAGCTTCAGGAGATATCTCCGGACTCATCGGACAGTATGCGCATGGAAATGAACCCGGACATCACATTACATATTTATATACGTTGGCAGGACAACAATGGAAGACTGCGGAAAAAGTACGCTATATCCTTAAAAATATGTATAGCGACCAACCGGATGGATTGCAAGGGAATGAAGATTGCGGGCAGATGTCTTCTTGGTATATTTTTTCTGCATTAGGTTTTTATCCGGTTGTGCCTGCAGGAGGTGATTATATTTTGGGTTCTCCGTTGTTTGACAAGGCTGAAATTTCTTTGCCGGAAGGAAAGAGCTTTAAAATTATTGCATTGAATAATGTTCCGGCAAATAAGTATATACAGTCGGTCAAGCTGAACGGAAAACCTTATGAAAAAGCTTGGATTTCACATGAAGATATTATGCAAGGAGGAGTTTTGGAATTGACAATGGGTAATGTTCCTGAAAAATCTTTTGGAGTTAAGAAACAAGAATTATTATATACTAAATCTGAAATACAATGAAACATCTAAAAGTGATGATTTTACTGTTTTTGGCAGGGCTGCCGCTGTCTTTGATGGCACAGGTGTCCGAGATAAACGGTGTAGTAAAAGATGGTGCGGGTGAACCGCTCATCGGTGTGAGTGTAATTGTAAAAGGTTCTAAAGTCGGAACAGCTACGGATGTCGATGGACATTTTTCTTTAAAAGCGGATAAAGATAAAGCTACTTTGATTTTTTCTTTTGTCGGATTTGAGAAAAAAGAAATTCCGGTGAAGGGAAAAAATAACCTGATCGTGGTTTTAAAAGAAGATACCAAACTCTTGGATGAAGTGGTTGTCGTAGGTTATGGAACTCAAAAAAAACAAGAGATTACCGGTTCTGTGGCATCTATTAACCGGGATGAGATTAAGGCTGTAACTACTTCAAACTTAACGAATGCTTTGCAAGGAAAAGTGCCGGGCTTGAATATCAAACAAAATTCCAGCGAACCGGGTAGTTACGATAACAGCTTTAATATTCGTGGTTTAGGATCGCCTTTGGTTATTATAGATGGTATTCCGCGTGATGACTTCGATCGTCTCGATCCGAATGAAATCGAGTCGGTATCTGTGTTGAAAGATGCTTCGGCTGCCGTTTACGGTGTGCGAGCTGCGAACGGAGTCGTATTGGTTACTACCCGTCGTGGTACAAAGGGTAAACCGGAAATCACATTGAACGCTTCATACGGTATACAGAATATTACCAAATTCCCGAAATCCGTAGATGCTTATGGTTATATGGAACTTTATAATGAAGCGATGGCTAATCGAGGAGAAACAGTTCCGACTTACGATCCGAGTTTGGTAACTTCGGGATCTCCTTATGCTAATGTCAACTGGTTCGATCAGGTTGTTCGTTCTACGGTACCGCAATGGCAGATAAATATGAATATATCCGGAGGAAATGATCGGGTACAATATTTCAATAGTATCGGTTATTACTCGGAAGAAGGATTGTGGAAAGCGAATTCTTTGAATTATGAACGTTATAATCTGAGATCGAATATTACGGCAAAAATAACCGATCAATTGACTGCCGAATTCCAGATAGGAGGATATTATGACGACAAGGATGCTCCGGCTTATTATCCCAGTGAAATTTTCGATGCTGTTTCGGCACAAGTTCCTATTTATGAAGTTTATGCCAATGGTAATCCCGATTATTTGGGCTATCAATATAATGATGAAAAAAATGCTTTGATAAAAAGTTCGCAGGAATATGGCGGATATCGTCGTACCAAAAACTTGCAAGTGCAAGCAACCGCCTCTTTGCGTTGGGATATACCTTGGGTAAAAGGTTTGTCGGCAAAAGCACTTATTGCTTATGACCCTAAATATCATACAGATAAGATGCTCAAGAAGCAGTATAAAACTTATAAATACAATGCCGACGCGAAATCTTATGATGTAGTAACAACATCTTCTTTGGCAAGTGTGACAGAATGGCGCAGCAACACGGCGACTCCGACAACACAGTTGTCTTTGAACTATGAAACTTCGATCAAAAATAAACATAATTTGAAAGCTTTATTATTGTTCGAAACCCGTAAATGGGAAACTTCTGAATTGAGCGGAAGCCGTAATACGTTGATGGATGCCGTCGATCAGATTTACGCAGGATTGGTAGATGATGCTCGTAGTGTAAACGGTTCTGCCGACCGTAACTCAAATATGGGGCTTGTCGGACGTATAGATTATGACTTTTTATCGAAATATCTGGTTCAAGCAAGTTTCCGTTTAGACGGATCTTCGAAATTCAGAAATAAGAAATGGGGATTCTTCCCATCTCTTTCTCTCGGCTGGCGTCTTTCTGAAGAATCGTTTATTAAAGATAATGTAGACTTTATCGATAATTTGAAAATTCGTGGTTCTATCGGTAAGATGGGGGATGACAACACTGATGCTTACTTGTGGATGATGGCATTCGATTATCCGGGTGGTGATAAATACGTATTGGGAGATCAAGGTCTTATTCCGGGTATCGGAATGCCTCAGATACCAAATTATGATGCTACATGGTACACATCTACGACAAAAAATATCGGTTTCGATATGTCGTTATGGAGAGGTGCTCTTTCTGTTGAATTCGACTTGTTTCGCCGTGATCGTGACGGATTGTTGGCAAATCGTATAGTTTCTGTTCCGGGAACTTTCGGAGCTACATTCGCAAAAGAGAATATCAACTCGGATATGCAATCGGGTTTTGAATTAGTGTTGGGGCATGAAGGGAAAGTTGCTGATTTTACTTATCATATCTCAGGAAACTTTACCTATACCTTGGCTCGTAATAAATATATCGAAAGTACTCCGTCCGGAAACTCTTATGATAATTGGCGCAATAATCAGAATAATCGAAACAGCAATATCAAATGGGTATATGATGTTCGCGGACAATTCTCCAGTATGGATGAAATTTACAGGAATCCGGTTTTAGACGGTCTTTATACGCAGTATTCTTACCTTCCCGGAGACTTGATGTATGTCGATTATAATGAAGACGGTATTATCGATGATTGGGATAAACAACCTCTTCTTAGGGGGAATACTCCGGTGATGAACTATGGTCTTACTCTTGGCGGACAGTGGAAAGGTATCGATTTGAATGTGACATTCCAAGGTGCAGCTATGTTTAATGCTAACTTGACCGACCGTCCGTTACAGTTCGGAGGAGCATGGGATATTTTCATGGATCGTTGGCATAAAGTCGATGCAGAAGGTAATCCCGCACCGTTCGATAGTGAGGGAACGTGGGTGGCCGGACGTTATCCGTCGACTCGTTTGCAAGATCCTCAAAACTACGGACAGGAATCTACATATTTCTATAATAATTGTAGCTATCTGCGACTCAAAAATCTTGAGTTGGGTTACACATTGCCGAAACAATGGACGAATAAAATCGGGATCAGTAATCTTCGTATATATGCTAACGGGTTTAACTTATTCACGATCTGTTCTAAAGATCTGAATTATACCGATCCTGAAAATCCCGGAGGTTCTCTTGCCCGTTATCCGATTATGAGAAACTTTAATTTTGGTGTAAACGTAACATTCTAAAGGCTGATATGATGAAAAAGATTATATACGGGGCATTGGCCATGACGCTTACTTTCGGTACGATTTCTTGTAGCGATTTTCTCGACTTGGCGCCCATCAATAAAATTACAGAAAACGATATCTTCGGTAGTGAAGCCGGAATAGAGGCTTATATGGCGACTTTGTACAACCGCCTTCCGATAGAAGATTTCAATTACGGAAGTGAATCCGGATTTAATAATTGGGTTTCCGGATGCTTTGTCCCGGCTCTGAGTTGCGATGAAGCTATTCACTGCGAATGGCCTCATGAAATATTCGGACCGGCGACGGAAAATGGTGCATGGAATCAGTGGTGGTCATACGACAATGTGCGTAACGTAAATCAGTTGATCCAAGAATTGGAACAATCTACGCTTTTTGCTCCGGAAAAAAAAGAAGAATTATTGGGTGAAGCATACGCAATACGTGCATGGTACTATTTCGGTATGGCAAAACGTTATGGAGGTGTTCCTATTATAAAGGTTCCTCAAGAATATGACGAATCCAATCCTTCGGCTTTGTTGGTAAATCGAAGCACAGAGGAAGCGACGTATGAATTTATATTGGAAGATTTGGACAATGCAATCGCTATGCTTCCACCGACCCGTTCGTCTCGGGAAAAATACCGAATCAATCGCTATGCCGCAGCAGCTTTGAAAAGTCGTGCCATGCTCTATGCCGCTTCTATAGCCAAATATGGTTCGTATGATAAAAACGGATTGGTAGGGTTCGATGATCCTTCGAAAGCTGAAAAATACTATAAAGAAGTAATCAAGGCGGTAGATGTCGTTCGTGAAGGAGGATATTCTCTATATCGTGGAAATGCAGACAAGGCAAAAAACTATCAGGAAATGTTCTGGATCAAGGGAGATTGTCCTGAAGTGATTTTTGTAAAGAAATATGAGTATCCCGATAAAGCTCATAACTGGGATTTATGGAATCAACCTTGGGGATACCGTTATCCGGATGGTTATGGTTCTCGCTTATCTCCGACATTGGATTTGATAGAGGCCTTTCCGATGGCAGATGGTACGTCGGGAGAATTTGAAACCAATTCTTCGGGTTGGATTGTCGGGGATGATGGAAATATTCTTGAGGTGAAAGACCGTACCGATCTTTTCGACGGACGAGATTCGAGATTGTATGCTACAGTTTTGATTCCCGGTGCTGAGTGGACCAATGCAAAAGGAGATGTAAGCGGTATAATTGATGTAAAAAGAGGAATTGTCGAAATGAACGGTCAGAATGTAACGATCTTGAAAGAGGGAGGTGCGTTTACCGATCAGATTAGTTATACCGATCCGGAAACACAGAAAGATACTTCGATATATGTAATCGGGGCGCAAGGTGTCGGAGGTAATTCCGAATCGACGGTTACCGGTTTGTATATTAAAAAATTCTTATATGAGGGAAATGCTACACAAGATCCTAAACATACGAGTGGTGAGCAGGATTGGTTTGAGTTCCGGTATGCTGAAGTTGAGCTGAATTATGCTGAAGCTGCAGCCGAATTGGCTACGATGGGGGTATCGGATTATGTAGCTAATGGATTGACTTATTTAAATGACGTACGTGACCGTGCAGGTGTAGAAGATGCTCCATCTCTTACAGTAGATGTAGTGCGTAATGAACGTCAAGTTGAACTGATGTATGAGAATCATCGGTTCTGGGATCTCAAACGGTGGCGTCAGGCCGATAAGGTTATGAACAATAAGAAGATGAAAGGTCTTTATCCGTATTGGGTAGCTAATAAGAAAACTTGGATTTTCAAGAAAGTTGAAGTCGGTAATGCACATGATTTTAAGCCCTATTTATATTATATCCGTATTAATGACGATCAGAGAAAGTTAAATCCGGGTATCGAGCAGAACCCCGGCTATTAATCGTCGGTAGATAAGTAAATAATAGAAATATGACAAGACTGTCTGGAAGTTTTCAGACAGTCCTTAAAAATAAAATTGTAAATACATGAAAAAGATTAGTTTGATATTTGCCATATTCCCTTTGTTGATGACATCTTGTTTTCAACTGGATAATTATGATGCTCCCGATGCGGGTATCGACGGGACTTTGATCGATATTGAGACCGGATCTCCGGTTTACACCGAACAGCCGGATGGCTGCCGTATTGAATTGATGGATCTTTCTTATGAAAATCCTACACCGCTTCAGTTTTGGGCTAAAGCTGACGGTACATTCCGTAATGTAGCTCTTTTTAGCGGGGATTATGATGTAACGCCGACAGAAGGTCCATTTTTCCCGGTAGAAGCTGAACGAGTACATCTTAAAGGTGTTACTAAGCATGATTTTAAGGTGACTCCGTTCCTGAAAGTAAATATAGAAGAGATTGTTTATGGAGAGCCCGGTTCGGCAGAGGTTACGGTTAAATATACAATCCGCCGTTCTACTACTCCAGAAGGAATGACTATCGGTAAGAAAACAATTTCCGAATCCAGATTGCTTTGCAATATCTATCCGGTAGTTTCCTGTTATAACAGTTGTTTCATAGAGGAAAATTCTACGACAAAAGTGCTTAGCCGTTCTACAGATGCTTCGATAGAGTCAAAGGTATATGAAGACCCTGTCAAGAATTTGAAAAGCGGGCAGAAATATTATATCCGTGTTGCCGCTCTGTCGAGCTGTAGCTATAATTCGACTTTGAAACGGTATAATTATACTCCTGTTATTGAAATTGTCGCACCTTAATTTAAACTGACATTATGATTTTGAATCTGAAAATAAAGACCTTGTTATTCTCTTTTTGTCTGGCAACTACTTCTTTGGCTGTTGCCCAGACTAAGGAGTTGTATAAAGATATGAACGCTCCGCAGCATGAGCGGATTATGGACTTATTGTCCCGTTTGACGGTAGAAGAGAAAATTTCGCTTTTGCGGGCTACATCTCCGGGAATTCCCCGTTTAGGTATCGATAAATATTATCATGGAAATGAAGCGCTTCATGGGGTTGTTCGTCCGGGTAATTTTACCGTTTTTCCTCAGGCTATCGGACTGGCGAGTATGTGGAATCCTGAATTGTTGTATGAAATATCGACAGCGATTTCAGATGAAGCACGTGGACGCTGGAACGAATTGAATCGGGGTAAAGATCAGAAAGGTTTTTTTAGCGATTTGCTGACTTTTTGGTCACCGACAGTGAATATGGCTCGTGATCCTCGCTGGGGACGTACTCCTGAGACATATGGAGAAGATCCGTTCCTTTCCGGCAAATTGGGGGTTGCTTTTGTAAAAGGGCTTCAAGGTAATGATCCTCGTTACCTTAAAATTGTTTCTACTCCGAAACATTTTGCAGCCAATAATGAGGAGCATAACCGTTTTGAATGTAATCCTCATATCTCTGAACGGAATTTAAGAGAATATTATCTTCCGGCTTTCGAAAGTTGTATTAAAGAGGGTAAAGCTCAATCTATCATGTCTGCTTATAATGCGATCAATGATGTCCCGTGTACTTTGAACCCTTGGTTGTTGACTCAAGTTCTCCGGAAAGAATGGGGCTTTAACGGGTATGTCGTGTCTGACTGCGGAGGACCGGGTTTCTTAGTGACGCATCATAAATATGTGAAGACTCCCGAAGCTGCAGCGACATTGTCTATAAAAGCCGGTCTTGATTTGGAATGCGGCGACAATGTATATATCAAGCCTTTGATGAATGCTTACAAGCAATGTATGGTGACAGATGCAGATATAGATACTGCTGCTTATCGGGTTTTACGTGCCCGTATGATGCTGGGGCTGTTCGATGATCCCGAAAAGAATCCGTATAATGCTATATCTCCCTCTATCGTAGGGTGTGAGAAGCATCGGCAATTGGCATTGGAAGCAGCACGTCAAAGTCTTGTATTACTTAAGAACGAAAAGAACTTCTTGCCTTTAAATCCGAAAAAAGTAAAATCGATTGCTGTGGTCGGCATTAATGCCGGGAATTGCGAATTCGGAGATTATAGCGGTACTCCGGTGAATGCTCCGGTATCTGTTCTTGAAGGAATTAAAAATCGAGTAGGGGATGATGTGAAAATCGTATATGCACCGTGGTCTTCTTCGATTTCTGGATATGAGATGATTACGAAAGCGAATTTCCCGAATGGTTTGAAAGCTGAGTATTATGGAAATAAGAACTTGGAAGGAACACCGAAAGTGCGTACCGATGAAAATATCAATTTTGAACCGGCCAATCAAGCTCCCGATCCTTTCTTGCCGAAGTCTCCGTTGTCGATCCGCTGGAGCGGAGATCTTGTGCCGAGTGTATCGGGAAAATATACTTTGGCTTTTGCTACTGATGACGGCTGCCGGTTATATCTTAACGGTAAGAAACTGATCGATTCTTGGCACAATCGGGGGGTACAGACCGATAGTGTAGTGGTCGAGCTGAATAAGGGCGAAAAATATAATCTGGTTGCCGAATATTTCGATGACGGAGCTGAGGCTACGGCAAAATTATATTGGCGTGTTCCGGATGTAGGGAAGAAAGCTTTACTCGATCTTTATGGAGAAGCCGGACGGGCTATTCGCGAGTGCGATGTTACGGTTGCCGTATTGGGTATCAACAAGTCTATCGAACGGGAGGGACAGGACAGATATACGATAGAGTTGCCTGCCGATCAACAACTGTTTATCAAGGAAGCATATAAAGCTAACCCGAATACCGTAGTCGTATTGGTTGCCGGAAGTTCTTTGGCGATTAACTGGATTGATGAGAATATTCCTGCTATATTAAATGCCTGGTACCCGGGAGAACAAGGCGGTACTGCCGTTGCTGAAGCTTTGTTCGGTGATTATAATCCCGGAGGACGTCTTCCTTTGACATATTACAGAAGCCTTGATGAGCTTCCTGCTTTTGATGATTATGATATTCAGAAAGGCAGAACTTATATGTATTTTGAAAATAAACCTTTGTATCCGTTCGGATATGGGTTGAGTTATACCCACTTCGATTATAAAAACCTGAAGAGTGAAGTTTCCGATGATGCCGTGAATTTGAAGTTTACGGTGAAAAATACCGGGAAGTATGCCGGAGATGAAGTTGCACAAGTGTATGTGCGTTTCCCTGAATCGGGAATAAAAGTCCCTTTAAAACAGCTTAAAGGTTTTGAACGTGTACATATAGGAAAAGGCAAGTCTGCTCAGGTATCTGTATCTATTCCTAAAAAGGAGTTGCGTCTTTGGGATGAGAAGGACGGAAAATTCTATACGCCTTCGGGTAATTATATTTTCATGGTCGGATCGTCTTCGGATGATATTCGTTTACAGCAAGTAGTTAAACTTTAATAGAGGTTATTCATGAAACGACTATTAGTGATATTGATAATGTGCTACGGAGTTTTGGGTGGAATATCCGCTCAAATTTCCGGAGTACATTTTCCGAAAATGAAACCGGTGCAGACGCCTGTGTTCGTTTCGGTAGGAGGTGCGACGGAAAGTCCTGAAGCGCTTCATATTTGCCGGATCTTTCAGGGAATTATTAACCGGGATTCTGCGGAAGTGTTTCTTTCGACCGGAGATAAAGAATTAGACTGGTTTAAGTATTTAGACGTTAAATATAAACGTCCGGATCAAGGTGTTATCGTCACGGGTGAAAATCGGGGATTGCGCACTTTGTTCAAATCGTATAAAGACCGTTTGGATAAATTGGTAATATGTAATTTTTCGGATAATGACTATACCTTCAATATGGCGCTGTTGATG contains:
- a CDS encoding glycoside hydrolase family 3 protein: MILNLKIKTLLFSFCLATTSLAVAQTKELYKDMNAPQHERIMDLLSRLTVEEKISLLRATSPGIPRLGIDKYYHGNEALHGVVRPGNFTVFPQAIGLASMWNPELLYEISTAISDEARGRWNELNRGKDQKGFFSDLLTFWSPTVNMARDPRWGRTPETYGEDPFLSGKLGVAFVKGLQGNDPRYLKIVSTPKHFAANNEEHNRFECNPHISERNLREYYLPAFESCIKEGKAQSIMSAYNAINDVPCTLNPWLLTQVLRKEWGFNGYVVSDCGGPGFLVTHHKYVKTPEAAATLSIKAGLDLECGDNVYIKPLMNAYKQCMVTDADIDTAAYRVLRARMMLGLFDDPEKNPYNAISPSIVGCEKHRQLALEAARQSLVLLKNEKNFLPLNPKKVKSIAVVGINAGNCEFGDYSGTPVNAPVSVLEGIKNRVGDDVKIVYAPWSSSISGYEMITKANFPNGLKAEYYGNKNLEGTPKVRTDENINFEPANQAPDPFLPKSPLSIRWSGDLVPSVSGKYTLAFATDDGCRLYLNGKKLIDSWHNRGVQTDSVVVELNKGEKYNLVAEYFDDGAEATAKLYWRVPDVGKKALLDLYGEAGRAIRECDVTVAVLGINKSIEREGQDRYTIELPADQQLFIKEAYKANPNTVVVLVAGSSLAINWIDENIPAILNAWYPGEQGGTAVAEALFGDYNPGGRLPLTYYRSLDELPAFDDYDIQKGRTYMYFENKPLYPFGYGLSYTHFDYKNLKSEVSDDAVNLKFTVKNTGKYAGDEVAQVYVRFPESGIKVPLKQLKGFERVHIGKGKSAQVSVSIPKKELRLWDEKDGKFYTPSGNYIFMVGSSSDDIRLQQVVKL
- a CDS encoding RagB/SusD family nutrient uptake outer membrane protein produces the protein MMKKIIYGALAMTLTFGTISCSDFLDLAPINKITENDIFGSEAGIEAYMATLYNRLPIEDFNYGSESGFNNWVSGCFVPALSCDEAIHCEWPHEIFGPATENGAWNQWWSYDNVRNVNQLIQELEQSTLFAPEKKEELLGEAYAIRAWYYFGMAKRYGGVPIIKVPQEYDESNPSALLVNRSTEEATYEFILEDLDNAIAMLPPTRSSREKYRINRYAAAALKSRAMLYAASIAKYGSYDKNGLVGFDDPSKAEKYYKEVIKAVDVVREGGYSLYRGNADKAKNYQEMFWIKGDCPEVIFVKKYEYPDKAHNWDLWNQPWGYRYPDGYGSRLSPTLDLIEAFPMADGTSGEFETNSSGWIVGDDGNILEVKDRTDLFDGRDSRLYATVLIPGAEWTNAKGDVSGIIDVKRGIVEMNGQNVTILKEGGAFTDQISYTDPETQKDTSIYVIGAQGVGGNSESTVTGLYIKKFLYEGNATQDPKHTSGEQDWFEFRYAEVELNYAEAAAELATMGVSDYVANGLTYLNDVRDRAGVEDAPSLTVDVVRNERQVELMYENHRFWDLKRWRQADKVMNNKKMKGLYPYWVANKKTWIFKKVEVGNAHDFKPYLYYIRINDDQRKLNPGIEQNPGY
- a CDS encoding DUF3823 domain-containing protein, which produces MKKISLIFAIFPLLMTSCFQLDNYDAPDAGIDGTLIDIETGSPVYTEQPDGCRIELMDLSYENPTPLQFWAKADGTFRNVALFSGDYDVTPTEGPFFPVEAERVHLKGVTKHDFKVTPFLKVNIEEIVYGEPGSAEVTVKYTIRRSTTPEGMTIGKKTISESRLLCNIYPVVSCYNSCFIEENSTTKVLSRSTDASIESKVYEDPVKNLKSGQKYYIRVAALSSCSYNSTLKRYNYTPVIEIVAP
- a CDS encoding SusC/RagA family TonB-linked outer membrane protein, encoding MKHLKVMILLFLAGLPLSLMAQVSEINGVVKDGAGEPLIGVSVIVKGSKVGTATDVDGHFSLKADKDKATLIFSFVGFEKKEIPVKGKNNLIVVLKEDTKLLDEVVVVGYGTQKKQEITGSVASINRDEIKAVTTSNLTNALQGKVPGLNIKQNSSEPGSYDNSFNIRGLGSPLVIIDGIPRDDFDRLDPNEIESVSVLKDASAAVYGVRAANGVVLVTTRRGTKGKPEITLNASYGIQNITKFPKSVDAYGYMELYNEAMANRGETVPTYDPSLVTSGSPYANVNWFDQVVRSTVPQWQINMNISGGNDRVQYFNSIGYYSEEGLWKANSLNYERYNLRSNITAKITDQLTAEFQIGGYYDDKDAPAYYPSEIFDAVSAQVPIYEVYANGNPDYLGYQYNDEKNALIKSSQEYGGYRRTKNLQVQATASLRWDIPWVKGLSAKALIAYDPKYHTDKMLKKQYKTYKYNADAKSYDVVTTSSLASVTEWRSNTATPTTQLSLNYETSIKNKHNLKALLLFETRKWETSELSGSRNTLMDAVDQIYAGLVDDARSVNGSADRNSNMGLVGRIDYDFLSKYLVQASFRLDGSSKFRNKKWGFFPSLSLGWRLSEESFIKDNVDFIDNLKIRGSIGKMGDDNTDAYLWMMAFDYPGGDKYVLGDQGLIPGIGMPQIPNYDATWYTSTTKNIGFDMSLWRGALSVEFDLFRRDRDGLLANRIVSVPGTFGATFAKENINSDMQSGFELVLGHEGKVADFTYHISGNFTYTLARNKYIESTPSGNSYDNWRNNQNNRNSNIKWVYDVRGQFSSMDEIYRNPVLDGLYTQYSYLPGDLMYVDYNEDGIIDDWDKQPLLRGNTPVMNYGLTLGGQWKGIDLNVTFQGAAMFNANLTDRPLQFGGAWDIFMDRWHKVDAEGNPAPFDSEGTWVAGRYPSTRLQDPQNYGQESTYFYNNCSYLRLKNLELGYTLPKQWTNKIGISNLRIYANGFNLFTICSKDLNYTDPENPGGSLARYPIMRNFNFGVNVTF
- a CDS encoding GH92 family glycosyl hydrolase, producing MKNFLSICLAVAFLALSGCSDKNATSLTHWVDPYIGTGGHGHTFLGVAAPFGALQLGPTNINKGWDWCSGYHYSDSVLIGFSHLHLNGTGCCDSGDLLFMPYTGEMKKIAGTQENPTSGYGSHYSHDREKARVGYYSVMLDDSDVLVELTATERVGYHRYTFPKEPGGKQLMIDLKNGYGDDRTLESFIEQTDEYTVSGYRFSTGWSKGVQQIYFTAKFSLPVSVILLNDTAEVSGKSLKAQGVKANVRFADDVEDVQVKVGISPVSIENAAQNIVSEIPEWNFEQVVAQTTDAWEKELSKVVVETNDTVAKRIFYTGMYHAFLQPVLFNDVNNDYRGADRQVYSNAPFKNYTVFSLWDTYRAAHPLYTILQPERVSDFVKSMLAIFDQKGCLPVWHLYGSDTYEMIGIQSVPVIADAILKGYNTFNYEQAYNAMKQSMLSDYKGLNFVRENEYIPADKEGESVAKGLEYALADWSVAQVAKKLGKEDDYRLFMERAGYYRHYWDPSVRFFRGKNADGSWREGFNPFRSEHRADDYCEGNAWQYAWLVPHDVEGLIKLMGGEEAFVQKLDSLFVLNESMGEKASGDISGLIGQYAHGNEPGHHITYLYTLAGQQWKTAEKVRYILKNMYSDQPDGLQGNEDCGQMSSWYIFSALGFYPVVPAGGDYILGSPLFDKAEISLPEGKSFKIIALNNVPANKYIQSVKLNGKPYEKAWISHEDIMQGGVLELTMGNVPEKSFGVKKQELLYTKSEIQ